aaaaCACATggtgaatttctccagcattccgAATTTCAGCATCCTGCCCGAATAATGGCCaaacaggggattctgggaagcccataagcagagcATAAACAATGTCTCATTGGGAGGCAGTTGCACACTGCACATTTATAGAGAGGGGGAACAGCAAGAGATTCCATTATCATTACATAGAAACCTCTAGTTTAATACAAAGGCAAAGGAATGGTCCTGCTCATCGTGAATGCTCCTGTATGTAACAGAGCTGATTCTCAGCTCATCAAACAAACTGGGGCCACTTTACTTCTTGTGGAGCTGCAGCAGGCCAGTATTCCCCTGGAGAGAGCCCATGGGGCTGTCTAAATACCCGGAAGGCCCTGGGGTGGGTCTGCGGTGGGACAGCATCgattacatgacgcagctgcaaTCGTGCACCAACCCCTGGGTTTTCCCCCTGAAGATGCagagaaaaaaaaagtcagggacttatcccagCATTTTTCTCCAGAGTGTGGCGAGGATGTGCAAGACggtgtcaagacagccccaaagcctcactcAGGAGTCGTaggggaggtgtggccaggcagtgcctgatggaaggtgacctgcgattggtcgtcttccaccaggaagagggcaggggtggttcCGACCCCTGGAtagctgcccagaaaccccacattcCCTCttcggcatcaggattacccattggcaccccgggggagggaaagcatggggtttccatGGGACTCAACACCAACCCAGTGCCCTGAAGATACTCCCCTAAACTGTTTCTGCCACAGTGCTACCTGCAAGAATTCACTCGCTGGCTGCTGACACTTCTTCTCCATTTCCTGGATGAGACTTTCAAGAGAGGAGAGTTCCTTGGAGAGTATGGCCAAGTGCTCCTCCCTTTTCCTGGCAATCTCCTTCTCCACCTCTTCAATCTGAGCCAGCAGACGTTTTTCTTGTTCCTCCAGAAACTGGCggagttgtctgaactgagccactgactTTTCCCTCTCTGCTTTGGTTTGCTTCTGCAAGACATGgatggaaagggggggaaaggaagctaATGTCATGAATAGGGTCAGTCttcacatcatagaatcatagaatagcagagttggaaggggcatacaagcccatcgagtccaaccccctgctcaatgcaggaatccaccatcaTCAAGATGcaggaatgcaggaatccaccaccaTCAAGAGGCTGTAAGAATTTTATAGCAAAGGCCCTTTTAAATTGACAAAGATATTAAACCAATATTCAATAGAGAAAGATTTTCCAAAAGATGTACCTTTTGGATGATCTTCAGAATGACCTTCAGTTTACATTTTTTATGGTAGATTAGGCCATTCCAAATAATAAATGTTCTGTGGACTCTTCTctgttatatattacatttttccaCATCTTGATTCAAGCACTTGTTCACTTCCTAGAAATATTGTCACTTACAAGCAATTCATGGTTTTCCTTTTCTGCATCTGCATTATATGccagaattttctctctctccttcctcagaATCTCCAGGCGACTAAGCATCAAATCCTGATGAGGAAAAGAAAAGTTCCAGTGTGGCTCAAAGAAATAGGAGTTGAACAACatacttagagcatcatcacatggaggggggtggggaatcttatCGTGTCTTCTCTGTCCCCGcatctgtccctcattactttctcttccacccagaggggaaagaggaagtaaacaaagaccatgtggcccattcaggtgcTGTTttaatcacactgcttttcctgcacacagcaggagattgtggcactttctattttttaaaaaaatggattaaaatgggTCTATTTTGAGGCTCATATCATTCTTCAGTCCTTCCTGCTAGGAAGGCTAAACGCAAAAGTCTGGCGACCATTTTAGAAGTGTGCCAAGGCACAGTGCAAAAATGGCAGAAAGAACAGGAGCTTCTGAGGTGAGATACAGCCCTTATTAGCGATGGTGGGTTTTGATGCCCgcaatcagcatattgatgaTCCAAGCCCCTAGAataatagaattatagaatagtagagttggaaagggcctataaggccatcaagtccaacccccttctcaatgcaggaattagggatgtgctccgcttctcctcgaaccggagaagcaggagcggagcggggggcttcacctacccttaaggtggaggcgaagaggattgggggactcaCAGAGCgctgcggagcggatcgaggtgaaggcggatccttcacctcgatccggagctccgccaaaaaggtaagtggggtttacttggccctgccgctgtcgctgccacccatgcggcaacagcagcagggccaggtaaccccccttccctcctctcccttacctgcgtccagccgtagtcccacggctgcttcaactgagcccgaggactcaaacaggaagaataggtggcctagtcttcctgtttgagtcctcgggctcagttgaagcagccgcgggaccgcggaaggacgcaggtaagggaccaagggggaggggggtcttacctgagtccgtcacggtccatcccagcttcactagagacCGCGGCTCAaacaggaagtgtaggctgcaatcggggcctacagttcctggttgagccacgggctctagtgaagctgggatgggccacgacggacacaggtaagggggaggagggaggggggtcttacctgacaccactccccgccactgcggagctccgattcgaagccggagctccgcagcagagcggaatAGCCCccaggcggggcggagcgggcctgatcctcaatttgcggatcggctgcgaagaggatcggggggtccgtgcacacctctagcaggaatccaccttatagcaaccctggcagatggctgtccagctgcctcttgaaagcctctagtgtaggagagcccacaacctccctaggtaactggttccattgtaatacttttctaacagtcaggaagtttttcctgatgtccagctggaatctggcttcctataacttgagcccattattccatgtcctgcactctgggacacaCCCTGCCACTCCTTGTCACAgctaaccccccccacacacttttgtTTTATCAGTCTGAACACTAATTTCTTACCTTGTACTCCTGGGAAACTTCCTCGATTGGAATTGCCTTGTGATGTTCATGTCCCCTGGATTTGTCGCACACCAAACAAATGGGGATTTCATCATCCTCGCAGAAGAGTTTTAGGGGCTCCTGGTGTTTCTCACAGAGACTCCAAGTACCAGCCATGGCTACCTCGCACAGGAAAACAAAGTTAGAACTTTTCTAGGGGAGGATGTTTAACCTGCTGTTTCTACTTCTGGTTTCATTGAAGATTTAAGATCGGAACTCTAGATGGATTATTTTCTTCTCCTGCCTTTTCATACTTTCTGCTATATAACAGatggcttcatcacaccagggttatactgtgcattcactgcgaattgcatgcaaaggactccaaagttttccagcttatactctgctttgactgtgaagtactctcatgcatcttgctttaaatgtgcttcatatataaaagacctgacctatttaactacctctttaggagcaaatcttttgttgttctctgagcagccactgggggtgcaggagaatgatttgatatgtttaaattaacaaatgcttacatctgtgtaagttttaaagacaaagacatcaaaattggcacagtaatagatattaaggagggctttaagcataccaaatttgaatcagattgggtcatctgttgatttttttaattattttttacatttctctgcctgaaaccctttcctggtatgcaaaggattttaggagtgctgccgcctggggtgtgatttagctaacaacaacaacaaaaatgatgatgatgatgacaactttacgctatggggataatttgagggaaacgggtacgtggttGAAGGCTAGAACAACACATTACATTAGTTGAGACTAGCACTTTGTTTCACTGTCACCAAAAATACTGGATTTTCCCCTCTCCAAAAAAACTAgcaaaattacttttaaaagttgaaaGTGAAACTGGATGGTGAACGTTACGAAGTAGCTCTCTTTTGACtgaacagtaggggtgtgcaatgtgggtcttctctgcctcgatttcagaCTGCCCCCCTCTCTCCGCCTCATCGAATTACCCCTCGAAGAACCTTCAATATTTGGGTAActagtattaacagaaatgcttacggctccctcatttttaaagataaagagataaaacttggcacaatgatagctcttaaggagggctttagccccatCAAGTTTGAATCAGGATAGTtcgtgcttttatttattttaaaatggaaatttatcaaaatgcttacatctgcataatttttatagataaagagatgaaacatggtaagatgatagctcttaaggagggatttagccatgccaagtttgaataagATCCattcatgttttgattttttaggaattcatttttaaaaaatccccactccagacttctccaacctggtgccctccagatctattggacggagtgCCCCACCcacctgcacccagccactgtgCTGTGTGGACAGACCCCAAGctgagatgtatgagaaattgggttcagttcattttttatattgATTTACCCAGTTGATACTTTCtggatggaaaatggatgcaatGTTTAGTTGAAATCCCTACATTTCTTAGCTTGCAATGGACCACTCAaaaagtgtttgacagcatgtgtacgtTTAAAAACTGGCTGtaaaaaaagtgtacttttgaaaaatgcacacaaacatgctttaatcaatgggacaagACTGCAGACATTCCAAACATGCACATGATGGTTGAGTAGATTTGgaaaaatacatacagaaatatacacatgcaaaaacaaaaaacaaagtttgCCATCTGATACAGTTGGAATAGGCTTCAAGATGGGATTAGCTCCTGTATCTGAAgtatctatggatctcaggttatgtcttattcagcagaAACTCTCCCATGTCTACAAAATCACTTTAGAAAGTCTGAGTTTAATACTCTCTGAAATGGGATGGGGAGAGTGGCACACCACTATGTATCCAAACCCTACCCAGTTTAATTGCTTTTGGAGAATTGCCAATTAAAGCAGGTAAACATTCACGTCAAGATTTTTCCAAGCGCCAGAAGGGCAAAGGCTCAGATTGTTCCAAAGGCTAAGAATACCAAACACAAGATACCAATAGCCACTTTAGAAGGCCAACAGGGCAGTTTTCTCCACAGTGCAGGACTGGGAGAAAGTTTAGGATCTTCTGAGGTGGCAAGCAGCCCTGGTAAGGATACCAACCCCTGGAGCTGACCCCACCTCCCGTTTCATGCTTCTAAATGGCGGAGCTTTCCTTTGTCCTGATTTTGTGCATGCTGTCAGGATCTGGCCTGTActccctagtgtggggaaagAGTTTTGGTGGGtcaatgggaaggaggaggaggaggaggaggaggaggagaaggagaaggagaaggagaaggaggataaAGAATTTACCAGCAAACACAGGAAGTGtgggagattctccaagactcttcaggagtcaaggatgaatcttcccatgaGCTTATCTCAGAGAATACAGACAGCTTAGAGACCCCCCCTACTCCTGAGAACTCAGCCCctgtctgagggggagggggcataagAGTTGACAGATTTCAGGGTAAAACAGTTGGAGTTGAGAGAAGGTGGGAGGCATTCACTTAGGGTAGCAGCTCGTGAGAGGCTCCTCCCGAAAGatcctccctgagctaaagtgtcTGTTGGAATGTTTGGAACAGTCCAGCTTGAGTTGAAGTCAACTGCCTAGGTTTTTAGCCAAGTTagacttagaggatagctcctagcattcatacacccttcaggtgtgaagagatgtttatttgttgaataaagctttgtgggttacagagcatacatctttattgtcttgcatcagTGGGAGGGCTTAGAGTCACAACAATATCTGGGATGACCTTTAAAGGGGTAGCAAGATATGCAGAGAACCTTCAGGCCCTTCCCATAAATTCTGAGAGCTTGGAAGGTTCAAAGTCTCCCTTGCCTCATTAACCCCGCTCAAAGTACAAGCACCAGAGTGTTTAACCCAGGCGTGGACAGCGCCAGCATTAGGAGTGGGTGAGATGGGCAGTTGCCCAGGACACCAAGCTGAGCTAAAGAGGCCATGAAATAATTACATAATAATTACAGAGGACAGCAAAATAACAGGAAGTTCGTAAGGGCTCTGATGAAAACATGGGTACATTCATTTTTATATCTAAAGCCTTCAGTTGATTTTGTAGCTCCTCTTTtagaaggatcatagaatcatagaatagcagagttggaaggggtctacaaggccatcaagtccaaccccctgctcaatgcaggaatccaccctaaagcatccctgacagatggttgtccagctgcctcttgaatgcctctagtgtggaagagcccacaacctccctaggtaactgattccattgttgtactgctctaacggtcaggaagtttttcctgatgtccagccggaatctggcttcctttaacttgagcccgttattccgtgtcctacacactgggaggatcgagaggagatcctggccctcctctgtgtgacaaccttttaagtatttgaagagtgctatcatgtctcccctcaatcttctcttctccaggctaaacatgcccagttctttcagtctctcctcatagggctttgtttccagacccctgatcatcctggttgccctcttgtgaacacgctccagcttgtctgcgtccttcttgaattgtggagcccagaactggacgcaatactctagatgaggcctaaccagggccgaatagagaagaatcagtacctcacgtgatttggaagctatacttctattaatgcagcccaaattagtattggcctttcttgcagccatatcgcactgttgactcatgTGGAGCAAATTCTCTGCTAGCTATCAGGTTCTTTCACTATTAGGAAAGTGGCTGCTGACAATGATTCAGAGTTTGGATGGTACCAGCCTCATAAATCTCCTGTTCCTAAGGCTGATGGCCCTTCCCTGTGCTGCCTCAGCCAACATCCCctccccactagggtgaccatatgaaaaggaggacagggcttctgtatctttaacagttgcatagaaaagggaatttcagcaggtgtcatttgtatatatggagaacctggtgaaattccgtcttcatcacagcagttaaagctgcaggagctatactagagtgaccagatttaaaagagggcagggcacctgcagctttaactggcgtgatgaagagagaattacacctggttccccatagatacaaatgacacctgcagaaatttccttttcaatacaactgttaaagatacaggagccctgtcctccttttcctagggtcaccctactccccaCATCCCATTTGCAGTCCTCTACATCCTTCACCCCTCCAGCCACCACCCTCCCCATGACTCCCAGGccatcctttccctccttcctcacATGCACCACTGGCTGATCCCTGTTCCTGTTGTGGTGATGTCAGCAGGGAGATACGGAGCTCCAAGCACAGCCCTTGTGGTCCGTGGATGAATACTCCTCTCCGCAATCCATCAGGCTCCCCAACCCTCATATGGGACTTACCAGCCAGTTGTGTCAAGCTGAAATCTCAGACAGGCTCTATGAAGTCATGGGGAAGTCTCTTCTTTGCTTGTGGACTGCAAATGTCTTACGCTTCATGCACGGAGAGTCTCAGGCTCACAGCAAAGAACAGATCAGAGGAGTCTTGCTTGGGAGCGCAGGACTCCCGTTGCTGTAGCTTCTGTCCTTTTCTGCATCAGACTGGAAGAGCCGCTTAAGGCACAGTCTATGAGTGCCTAGTCGGAAGTACAAAGTCCAACACTCTGCAATTTGATTCTGGGACTGCATAGGGTGGGGCTTTCTACGTATGCAGAGGGAAAACATGTATATCGGGTAAgtgacatggtgccctccagatgttttgggactacaaATCCTATAATCCTCGACtaatcggccatgctggctgggatttatgggaagtatagtccaaaatatctggagggtaccaggttgccttccTGTGCCTTATATGATGGACCTATATAGGGCCTATTTATTTTAAGTTGAGCTTgctattaaattaaaataaataaaaagataatgATAAAGAAGAGTAAAATGGAACCACAGTTAGAAAAAAAAGGAGCCAAATAAAATACGTGGAAATAAAGGCCTGTATGCATGAAAAGAGGAACAAATGGCTTCTTCAGAGTGAAACAGCTAATTAAGGTACCTTTTTATTAATCACGGGTGAATCCAAATTCTGTAGTATGAAGATACAACCATTGCAGGTGGGTACCATCTTGCTTGTTGGAAATAGCTCTCCAGGGCCTCATCTGAACAGAGATGGTTTCTGAAGTGTTTTCCGGTTATATCAAGATTTTCATGAAATCTGTCAGCAGCACACCAAGCAAGGAAAGGAGAGTCTACGTTACCTGAAAACTCTCTTTCATGGGTCCAACGGCACTTGAAACTGCCACACTTTGTGGTTGGAGTTCTGTGAGTAGAATTGAATATCCTCAACAGTAAGTGTTGCTCAGTGAATGAGCGAGAgatgctccccacccctctccctgaTCCCCTGCTCAAGGAAGTGTAATGGAAGAGATGAATTACGCCGCTCTAGTTTACCCCATACCTCTACCCTCACATCCACCATTTGTCTTCAGAAGTGTGCTTTGCTTCTAGAATGGTTACACTGATACAGAGCTGCATGTCGCCATAGCACCAGCGATACATTATTGTGAAATTACATGCATACTTTGTCTCTCCTCCATGTGAAAGAGGCCCCCGCCTCTTCCAGGGCTTGCAAAGGGTGGTACTAAGGGCATCCAGGATGTGGTCAGGGGACCGCAAGTGATGTTATTGGTCCACTAGTGGCACACAAAAACTGTAGCAATACAACAGAGTACATTGGCAACCGGATCATTGCCTCTCCTGCCTGCCCAACTTTGTGAGCCACAAGCCAGAAGAAATtgagaaagtagggtgaccatatggaaaggaggacagggctcctgtcagcaggtgtcattttttatGCATGTtgcatgtggtgaaattccctcttcatcacaacaaagctacaggagccctgccctcttttgtatatggttaTGCTTGACAGGACTGCTGTAGCTTTAAGTTTTaactttaattgacacctgcagaaatcccctcttcatcacaactgttaaagatgcaggagccctgtcctctttttcatatggtcatcctaggaacAATGGAAAGTGAAGCAAGGATTGAAGGCCATGGAAGCTTTGCCTTTTGTGCTACTGTCTCTGTAAGAAGTAAGGCATAAGGGAACTCTGGGAAACGGAGGGTGGAAATCAGGCACCATTTTAGTTCATTTAGTTCTGGTGACTGAGACTGGAGGCCTTTCTGGGGGCCTTTACCGAAGGGGTAAAGGAGTCCTTGACCATGAAAGGCTTGATGTTCTCATTAGTCATCCTGGCCCTTGTCTATATGACAGTGGgatagctcctcattaaataaaaacccaattttttgttgattcgaatgtagctaaagagcatcacactgcagcagcaacagcaatttatttcctgaattattatattttatagtgagttattaatgcgcacatgaaCATTAGCGCACTATACCTATATACGATcataaagagtagaagccaaggaatctataaatcttatctgtggagctccgcagactaATATAATACACAAACTGAGCAGGAGCCGGGAGGGGaagaggctacagagggaaaggaaggaggctggctggctgtttcCCGTTTTGTTCCCATCATTGCTCCCtataaagaaattcaaagaaacagcctccacaaaccaggagcggggtgggtggggacgaggctacagagggaaaggaaggaggcagcagaacatgtctcctcgtctggctgcccgtttccttttctttctttttgtgaactgtccagagagctttgcatattggatggtacagaaatgcaataaatttgttttaagaagtctgcggagctccgcagagagacttcaaactaaaatcggcgcaaacgaaggaggcagcagattggtgcaaaattgggaaatgggccaatcacgttatcctaccctcaaaactccgcccacatgtcaaaatccgacctaactcccccaaagacacgcAGCCATAAGCGGTGCAAAGTTGGACCTGATCTAAAAGTCGCGATAAATTgtgaatgcaaatatgcgcattattgcagttaaaacccagcgctGAGTTGAATGGACGGCTacatcatgtaacctaaaatgcaaatatgcacatttaggttggggtaaagaagccgtatagacaagtcCCTGGTGTGGAGGAAGTAAGGAAGGCTTTTAGCTGCTTTAAGGAGAGATGCTGAGATGGCCATCTCCCCACACATGAAAGAAGGGCAGTAGAGTCTCTCCTGCAAAGGAGGCTCCAGAGAAGGCATAGAGGAGGGTCCCCCTGTCAGCATCGTAAAAGGACACCCGGCCCCCAGCACAGTTCAGAGACACTCGGATCCTCTTGAGCTCCCCACTCAGGGACAGACGAGGATAATCAGGGGGGTTGTAAGCCCAGTATACACCTCCAGAATAACTCACAGCCCAGATTCCTTCCTTAGGACTAAAGCCAATCAGGCCTTTTCTCCTCACAGACTTTCTGGTGATTCCTACAGCCCATTCTCCCACACTTCCCACACGGacttcccagaaatgtctgtCTGCTGTGAATCCCTGATGTCCCAGCACATAAGAGTGGATGTTGAATCTCTCAGGTTTATCGGGCAGATCTTGTTCTTCATCTCCCAATGTCACACTTTTATGATCCTCAGACAGGATGAGGCT
This window of the Elgaria multicarinata webbii isolate HBS135686 ecotype San Diego chromosome 3, rElgMul1.1.pri, whole genome shotgun sequence genome carries:
- the LOC134396082 gene encoding E3 ubiquitin-protein ligase TRIM7-like, with amino-acid sequence MDGKFPLFLSTRSEKEAFENPVAFPPELRWRIWDFCDINYFLERGMEQFRDVLLPGLHLKKANVTLDPDTAHPSLILSEDHKSVTLGDEEQDLPDKPERFNIHSYVLGHQGFTADRHFWEVRVGSVGEWAVGITRKSVRRKGLIGFSPKEGIWAVSYSGGVYWAYNPPDYPRLSLSGELKRIRVSLNCAGGRVSFYDADRGTLLYAFSGASFAGETLLPFFHVWGDGHLSISP